From a single Miscanthus floridulus cultivar M001 chromosome 8, ASM1932011v1, whole genome shotgun sequence genomic region:
- the LOC136470952 gene encoding ubiquitin-conjugating enzyme E2 28-like, whose protein sequence is MALRRIIKELKDLQRDPPTSCSAGPVSDDMFHWQATIIGPSDSPYSGGVFLVTIHFPPDYPFKPPKVAFKTKVFHPNINSNGNICLDILKEQWSPALTVSKVLLSVCSLLTDPNPDDPLVPEIAHMCKTDRLRYESTARGWTHKYAMG, encoded by the exons ATGGCGCTGAGGAGAATCATCAAGGAGCTCAAGGACCTGCAGAGGGATCCACCCACGTCCTGCAGCGCAG GGCCTGTGTCTGACGACATGTTCCACTGGCAAGCGACCATCATAGGCCCCAGTGACAGCCCCTACTCGGGGGGCGTCTTCCTGGTCACCATCCATTTCCCTCCAGACTACCCTTTCAAGCCTCCCAAG GTGGCGTTCAAGACGAAGGTGTTCCACCCGAACATCAACAGCAACGGGAACATCTGCCTGGACATCCTCAAGGAGCAGTGGAGCCCGGCCCTGACGGTCTCCAAGGTGCTGCTCTCCGTCTGCTCGCTGCTCACCGACCCCAACCCGGACGACCCGCTCGTCCCGGAGATCGCTCACATGTGCAAGACCGACCGACTCAGGTACGAGTCCACCGCCAGGGGATGGACGCACAAGTACGCCATGGGATGA